One window of the Sebastes umbrosus isolate fSebUmb1 chromosome 1, fSebUmb1.pri, whole genome shotgun sequence genome contains the following:
- the stmn3 gene encoding stathmin-3 isoform X2, translated as MSMLSLICSCFYTQPHPNSLYQYGDLEVKGLNKRASGQSFEVILKDPDQSGDKSQPELLPSPPRREVSLEELQKRLEAAEERRKSQEALVLKQLAEKREHEQEVLQKAREEKNIFSKMTEEKLIQKMEVSKENREAHLDALKQRLREKEVHAAEVRRNKELQADLSG; from the exons ATGTCCATGCTGTCTCTGATCTGCTCCTGCTTCTACACACAGCCACATCCCAACAGCCTCTATCAGTATGGAG ATCTGGAGGTAAAGGGCTTGAACAAGCGAGCGTCGGGCCAGTCGTTTGAGGTTATCCTGAAGGATCCCGATCAGTCCGGAGACAAAAGCCAGCCTGAGCTGCTGCCCTCCCCCCCGAGGAGGGAGGTGTCCCTGGAGGAGCTCCAGAAGAGGCTGGAGGCtgctgaggagaggaggaag TCCCAGGAGGCCCTGGTGCTGAAGCAGCTAGCGGAGAAGAGGGAGCACGAGCAGGAGGTTCTCCAGAAGGCGCGCGAGGAGAAAAACATCTTTAGCAAGATGACGGAGGAGAAGCTCATCCAAAAGATGGAGGTCAGCAAGGAGAACCGGGAGGCCCACCTCGACGCTCTGAAACAACGGCTGCGTGAGAAA gaagtcCATGCCGCTGAGGTACGCAGGAACAAGGAGCTTCAGGCTGACCTCTCGGGCTGA
- the stmn3 gene encoding stathmin-3 isoform X1, with translation MTSTISAYTDKIKEMSMLSLICSCFYTQPHPNSLYQYGDLEVKGLNKRASGQSFEVILKDPDQSGDKSQPELLPSPPRREVSLEELQKRLEAAEERRKSQEALVLKQLAEKREHEQEVLQKAREEKNIFSKMTEEKLIQKMEVSKENREAHLDALKQRLREKEVHAAEVRRNKELQADLSG, from the exons CCTACACAGACAAGATCAAGGAGATGTCCATGCTGTCTCTGATCTGCTCCTGCTTCTACACACAGCCACATCCCAACAGCCTCTATCAGTATGGAG ATCTGGAGGTAAAGGGCTTGAACAAGCGAGCGTCGGGCCAGTCGTTTGAGGTTATCCTGAAGGATCCCGATCAGTCCGGAGACAAAAGCCAGCCTGAGCTGCTGCCCTCCCCCCCGAGGAGGGAGGTGTCCCTGGAGGAGCTCCAGAAGAGGCTGGAGGCtgctgaggagaggaggaag TCCCAGGAGGCCCTGGTGCTGAAGCAGCTAGCGGAGAAGAGGGAGCACGAGCAGGAGGTTCTCCAGAAGGCGCGCGAGGAGAAAAACATCTTTAGCAAGATGACGGAGGAGAAGCTCATCCAAAAGATGGAGGTCAGCAAGGAGAACCGGGAGGCCCACCTCGACGCTCTGAAACAACGGCTGCGTGAGAAA gaagtcCATGCCGCTGAGGTACGCAGGAACAAGGAGCTTCAGGCTGACCTCTCGGGCTGA